A region of Flocculibacter collagenilyticus DNA encodes the following proteins:
- the hemN gene encoding oxygen-independent coproporphyrinogen III oxidase, protein MSNAISLATTTMNKQHILNRPEPDLNAIELSAINNIEWDEALITKYNVSGPRYTSYPTALSFQPNYSADDVQHAINNSANNTLSLYIHIPFCHQLCYYCGCNKVITRHQHKADQYLDFLIEELTQQAPNFSHYTINQLHFGGGTPTFLTDEQMIRIMKAINAAFTLHKTAEVSIEIDPRSLRPSSLCLLKKLGFNRISIGIQDFNPDVQQAVNREQSYEQIAALFEQARALQFDSVNADFIYGLPHQTPESFKKSIDMLLDLSPDRVSVFNYAHLPERFAAQRKIDSHALPSPSHKLMMFKNTIQQMTQAGYQYIGIDHFAKKDDSLAIAQRKGNLHRNFQGYTTLKDSDLLGLGVSSISQIGSSIFQNEKQLKHYYKKLNEDASAVTVGLNLSKDDRIRAAVIKSLLCHSVLSMRKIEEQFNINFEQYFSDSLASIQPFITDELIQIIDRSIYITNKGRLFARMICTAFDAYISNTAQQQRYSRIL, encoded by the coding sequence ATGTCAAATGCGATCTCTTTAGCTACAACCACTATGAATAAGCAGCACATACTTAATCGTCCTGAGCCCGATCTCAACGCTATCGAACTCAGTGCTATCAATAATATAGAGTGGGACGAAGCACTCATCACAAAATACAATGTGTCGGGGCCGCGCTATACGTCTTATCCTACAGCGTTGTCTTTTCAGCCCAATTACTCCGCTGATGACGTTCAACATGCAATCAATAATAGCGCGAACAACACCCTATCGCTGTATATTCACATTCCGTTTTGTCATCAACTTTGTTACTACTGTGGCTGTAATAAAGTGATCACGCGCCACCAGCACAAAGCCGATCAATACCTTGACTTTTTGATTGAAGAGCTGACTCAACAGGCCCCCAACTTTAGCCATTACACGATTAATCAGCTGCACTTTGGTGGTGGCACGCCTACGTTTTTAACTGATGAGCAAATGATACGTATTATGAAGGCAATTAATGCTGCATTTACGCTTCACAAAACGGCTGAAGTCAGCATAGAAATAGATCCCAGAAGCTTAAGACCATCATCACTGTGTTTATTAAAAAAGCTTGGATTTAATCGAATCAGTATTGGCATTCAAGACTTTAATCCAGACGTACAACAAGCGGTTAACCGTGAGCAAAGTTACGAACAAATTGCAGCATTATTTGAACAAGCGCGCGCTTTACAATTTGACTCAGTAAATGCCGACTTTATTTATGGCTTGCCGCACCAAACCCCCGAATCATTTAAAAAGAGTATCGATATGCTACTAGACCTGTCGCCAGACCGCGTATCGGTATTTAACTATGCGCATTTGCCTGAACGCTTTGCCGCACAACGCAAGATTGATAGCCACGCTTTACCATCACCTAGCCACAAGCTAATGATGTTCAAAAATACCATTCAGCAAATGACGCAAGCAGGCTATCAATACATTGGCATTGATCATTTTGCTAAAAAAGACGACAGCCTCGCAATAGCACAACGTAAAGGTAACTTGCATCGCAACTTTCAAGGCTATACCACCCTTAAAGACAGTGACTTATTAGGGCTCGGTGTATCCTCTATTAGCCAAATTGGCAGCAGTATCTTTCAAAATGAAAAACAATTAAAACACTACTATAAAAAGTTAAATGAGGATGCCTCGGCAGTTACTGTAGGGCTCAATTTGTCTAAAGATGACCGTATTCGCGCCGCCGTGATAAAAAGTTTACTGTGTCACTCAGTGCTTTCAATGCGCAAAATTGAAGAGCAATTCAATATTAATTTTGAACAATACTTTAGTGATAGCTTAGCAAGCATTCAGCCCTTCATAACTGATGAATTGATTCAAATTATTGATCGCAGCATTTATATTACCAATAAAGGGAGATTATTTGCTCGGATGATTTGTACAGCGTTCGATGCATATATAAGCAATACTGCGCAACAACAGCGATATTCACGGATTTTGTAG
- the glmU gene encoding bifunctional UDP-N-acetylglucosamine diphosphorylase/glucosamine-1-phosphate N-acetyltransferase GlmU: MGISVIILAAGKGTRMRSSLPKVLHPIANKPMVQHVIDTANGIGANNIHLVYGHGGEQLKEQLSHNNVEWVLQAEQLGTGHAVQVAMPNIPDDHRVVILYGDVPLTQLSTLEKLMAVKPDNGIGLLTVILDDPMGYGRIVREDNRVVGIIEQKDAAPEQLLINEVNTGILVADASNLKNWLNNLSNDNAQGEYYLTDIIAMAHEQGCQIETAHPASAIEVEGANNRVQLAALERAFQARQAETLMLNGASLADPARIDVRGDVTTGQDVSIDVNVIFEGKVTIGNNVKIGANCILRDCQIGDNTVIEANSIIDDASVAEQCTIGPFGRLRPGSVMEQGAKLGNFVEMKKSTLGKGAKANHFTYLGDTTVGEKANIGAGTITCNYDGVNKFQTHIGAGAFIGSNSSLVAPVSIADNATVGAGSTIVKNVEAEELAVARGKQRNISSWQRPEKK; encoded by the coding sequence ATGGGAATTAGCGTCATTATTTTAGCGGCGGGTAAAGGTACTCGCATGCGTTCAAGTCTACCAAAAGTTCTTCACCCGATCGCCAATAAACCTATGGTGCAACATGTTATTGATACCGCCAACGGCATTGGCGCCAACAATATACACCTAGTGTATGGCCATGGTGGTGAACAATTAAAAGAGCAACTTTCTCATAATAACGTTGAATGGGTACTTCAAGCCGAACAGCTAGGTACAGGGCATGCCGTACAAGTAGCAATGCCGAACATTCCTGATGATCATCGCGTTGTTATTTTATATGGCGATGTGCCGCTAACTCAGCTTTCCACACTTGAAAAACTAATGGCCGTAAAACCAGACAACGGCATTGGCTTATTAACGGTCATTCTTGACGATCCCATGGGCTACGGTCGCATTGTACGTGAAGATAACCGCGTAGTCGGCATTATTGAACAAAAAGACGCAGCACCCGAGCAGCTGCTAATCAATGAAGTAAATACAGGCATACTAGTAGCCGATGCCAGCAACCTAAAAAATTGGTTAAACAACCTTTCTAATGACAACGCACAAGGCGAATACTACCTAACCGATATTATTGCCATGGCGCACGAGCAAGGTTGCCAAATAGAAACTGCGCATCCAGCCTCTGCGATTGAAGTAGAAGGCGCTAACAACCGCGTACAACTTGCTGCATTAGAGCGTGCTTTTCAGGCGCGCCAAGCCGAAACACTAATGTTAAATGGGGCTAGCTTAGCTGATCCTGCGCGTATAGACGTACGCGGCGACGTAACAACAGGACAAGATGTCAGCATTGACGTTAACGTTATTTTTGAAGGCAAGGTAACAATAGGTAATAACGTAAAAATCGGTGCAAACTGCATTTTACGTGATTGCCAAATTGGTGATAACACGGTGATTGAAGCTAATTCCATTATTGATGATGCCAGCGTTGCAGAGCAGTGCACAATTGGCCCATTCGGCCGCCTAAGACCGGGCTCAGTCATGGAACAAGGTGCTAAATTAGGTAACTTTGTTGAAATGAAAAAGTCCACACTTGGCAAAGGGGCAAAAGCGAATCACTTTACTTACCTAGGTGATACGACCGTTGGTGAAAAAGCCAATATTGGCGCGGGCACTATTACCTGCAACTACGACGGTGTAAATAAGTTTCAAACCCACATTGGTGCTGGCGCCTTTATCGGTTCTAACTCGTCATTAGTGGCACCAGTAAGTATTGCAGACAACGCTACTGTTGGCGCAGGTTCAACCATTGTCAAAAATGTTGAAGCTGAAGAACTTGCCGTCGCCCGTGGCAAACAGCGTAATATCAGCAGCTGGCAGCGCCCTGAAAAGAAATAA
- a CDS encoding DeoR/GlpR family DNA-binding transcription regulator, translated as MQKRNTQQRRRHIVDLLTEHGEVSVDQLAQRLATSEVTIRKDLAALESNGLLLRRFGGAVPVPQEIISPAIEEKVSKRKQALAQAAASLIRDHNRIIIDSGSTTSALLPELIAKNGLVVMTNSLSIADAIHELENEPTLLMTGGTWDPRSESFQGKLAEQVLRAYDFDQLFIGCDGIDLASGTTTYNELYSLSQVMAEVAREVVVMAESDKVGRKIHNLELPWSAISVLITDTALSDEATRIIEQQGVRVIRAAE; from the coding sequence ATGCAAAAACGAAATACGCAACAGCGAAGACGCCATATTGTCGACCTGCTTACCGAGCACGGTGAAGTCAGTGTCGATCAACTCGCGCAACGTTTAGCAACATCAGAAGTGACCATTCGTAAAGATCTTGCCGCACTAGAAAGTAATGGCTTGCTGTTACGCCGCTTTGGTGGTGCAGTGCCTGTGCCACAAGAAATTATTAGCCCTGCTATTGAAGAAAAAGTTTCAAAACGAAAGCAAGCACTTGCTCAAGCTGCCGCCTCACTCATTCGTGATCATAATCGTATTATCATCGACAGCGGCTCAACCACCTCAGCATTATTACCAGAACTGATTGCCAAAAATGGTTTAGTGGTAATGACTAACTCACTTTCTATTGCTGATGCCATTCACGAGCTTGAAAATGAACCCACACTACTGATGACAGGCGGTACATGGGATCCACGTTCTGAGTCATTTCAAGGTAAATTAGCAGAACAAGTACTACGCGCCTACGACTTTGACCAATTATTTATTGGTTGCGACGGCATCGACCTTGCTAGTGGCACAACCACCTATAATGAGCTATACAGCTTGTCACAAGTGATGGCGGAAGTGGCACGTGAAGTCGTGGTGATGGCCGAGTCAGATAAAGTAGGCAGAAAAATTCATAATCTGGAATTACCGTGGTCGGCAATTTCAGTATTAATCACAGACACCGCGTTAAGCGACGAAGCAACGCGAATTATCGAACAACAAGGTGTGCGCGTCATTCGCGCCGCAGAATAA
- the glmS gene encoding glutamine--fructose-6-phosphate transaminase (isomerizing), protein MCGIVGAVAERNVVNILLEGLKRLEYRGYDSAGVALVDNSQHIQRVRAVGKVQELVNAIEASPVAGTTGIAHTRWATHGSVTEANAHPHKSTNIALVHNGIIENHAPLRDMLKEKGYQFTSDTDTEVMAHLMHHERQSSGSLVEALQKMVKQLDGAYGTVMFDQNDKDTMVAARSGSPLVIGLGFEENFIASDQLALLPVTRRFIFLEEGDVAEVTKTSVRIFDKDGNPVEREEIESDVTHDAGDKGVYRHYMLKEIFEQPISVRNTLEGRLANGTVIDDAFGHNAADVFKDIEHVQIIACGTSYHAGMVARYWLEELAGVACNIEIASEFRYRKSFVPKNAMIVTISQSGETADTLAALRLAKEIGYKSSLTICNVPGSSLVRESDFNFMTRAGAEIGVASTKAFTTQLVSLLMLVLALGKHKNLSAEQQQNIVAALQSLPNKLEESLDLANDIEKLAEEFADKNHSLFLGRGNQYPIAMEGALKLKEISYIHAEAYAAGELKHGPLALIDAEMPIIVVAPNNDLLEKLKSNVEEVRARGGILYVFADKDAQFASDDTMRVLNVSHIDEVVAPILYTIPLQLLSYHVALIKGTDVDQPRNLAKSVTVE, encoded by the coding sequence ATGTGTGGAATAGTTGGCGCAGTAGCAGAAAGGAATGTAGTAAACATCCTACTTGAAGGCCTAAAACGTTTAGAATACCGTGGTTACGACTCAGCAGGCGTCGCGCTTGTTGATAATAGTCAACACATTCAGCGTGTACGTGCAGTGGGTAAAGTGCAAGAACTTGTTAACGCCATTGAAGCATCGCCGGTGGCAGGAACAACGGGTATCGCGCACACGCGCTGGGCAACTCATGGCAGCGTAACCGAAGCCAACGCACACCCACACAAGTCAACCAACATCGCACTGGTACACAACGGTATTATTGAAAATCACGCGCCACTGCGCGACATGCTAAAAGAAAAAGGTTACCAGTTCACGTCAGATACCGACACAGAAGTAATGGCGCACTTAATGCACCACGAACGCCAATCTAGCGGTAGCCTTGTAGAAGCCCTACAAAAAATGGTGAAACAACTTGATGGTGCTTACGGCACAGTAATGTTCGACCAAAATGATAAAGACACTATGGTAGCAGCACGTTCAGGCTCACCATTAGTAATTGGCTTAGGTTTTGAAGAAAACTTTATCGCCTCTGATCAGCTCGCGTTATTACCTGTAACACGTCGTTTTATCTTCTTAGAAGAAGGCGATGTAGCTGAAGTAACTAAAACCAGCGTGCGTATTTTTGATAAAGACGGTAACCCTGTAGAGCGCGAAGAAATTGAATCAGACGTGACGCATGACGCAGGCGACAAAGGCGTATACCGCCACTACATGCTAAAAGAAATTTTTGAGCAACCTATTTCAGTACGTAATACACTGGAAGGCCGCCTTGCCAACGGCACGGTAATCGACGACGCATTTGGCCACAACGCAGCCGACGTGTTTAAAGACATTGAGCACGTACAAATTATTGCATGTGGCACCAGTTACCACGCAGGCATGGTTGCCCGTTACTGGTTAGAAGAATTAGCAGGCGTAGCATGTAATATCGAAATTGCCTCAGAGTTCCGCTACCGCAAATCGTTCGTGCCTAAAAACGCTATGATTGTAACCATTTCACAATCAGGTGAAACCGCAGACACCTTAGCGGCGTTACGTTTAGCAAAAGAAATTGGCTATAAATCAAGCTTAACCATTTGTAACGTACCGGGTTCATCGCTCGTTCGTGAGTCAGATTTTAACTTTATGACCCGCGCAGGCGCAGAAATAGGTGTAGCTTCCACTAAAGCATTTACAACACAGCTTGTTAGCTTACTAATGTTAGTACTTGCACTAGGCAAGCATAAAAACCTAAGCGCAGAACAACAACAAAATATTGTAGCGGCACTACAAAGCCTGCCAAACAAGTTAGAAGAGTCATTAGATCTCGCCAACGACATTGAAAAGCTTGCAGAAGAATTTGCCGACAAAAACCACAGTTTATTCTTAGGTCGCGGCAACCAATATCCAATTGCAATGGAAGGCGCGCTTAAGCTAAAAGAAATTTCATACATTCATGCCGAAGCGTACGCCGCAGGTGAATTAAAGCATGGCCCACTCGCCCTGATAGATGCAGAAATGCCAATCATCGTCGTCGCACCAAATAACGACCTACTAGAAAAGTTAAAATCAAACGTAGAAGAAGTACGCGCACGCGGCGGCATCCTATACGTATTCGCCGACAAAGACGCCCAATTTGCCAGCGACGACACCATGCGAGTACTCAACGTTAGCCACATCGACGAAGTAGTCGCACCAATTTTATACACCATTCCACTGCAACTGCTGTCTTACCACGTAGCCTTAATCAAAGGCACAGACGTAGACCAACCAAGAAACTTAGCGAAGTCTGTGACGGTCGAGTAA
- a CDS encoding TnsA endonuclease C-terminal domain-containing protein yields the protein MASRKLGNSEAKNNKWIKEGRGSGQHSEYKPWITVRDLPSDGRVHRVFGHKSQRTHHLLSDIELAVFLLLEWHQDIVQIREQFPLEIETTRQIALESGIDHPSLSGVMQYMSSDFLVNSQDPNQPKFVLQVKHSEALSDARTIEKLELERRYWQLKEVPWFLITERDIPETVIKNIKWLYPAQRDEIDMELLIQRVDYYDHHFTKNPNKNIIDICKNLDIAYELQVGESLGEVRHLLAKRCFTFDIFVLASKLKAKQLKTGTAKLLQEAYRVSNQ from the coding sequence ATGGCATCGAGAAAATTAGGAAACTCGGAGGCTAAAAACAATAAATGGATTAAAGAAGGTCGAGGCTCTGGTCAACATTCGGAGTATAAGCCTTGGATAACCGTTAGGGACTTACCTTCTGATGGTCGAGTTCATAGAGTATTTGGTCATAAATCACAACGCACTCATCATTTGCTTTCAGATATAGAGCTTGCTGTTTTTTTGTTACTCGAGTGGCATCAGGATATTGTGCAAATTCGCGAACAATTTCCTTTAGAAATAGAAACTACACGGCAAATAGCTTTAGAATCTGGTATTGACCACCCCAGTTTATCTGGTGTTATGCAATATATGTCTTCAGATTTTCTCGTTAACTCACAAGATCCTAATCAGCCTAAATTTGTACTCCAGGTAAAGCATTCAGAGGCATTGAGTGATGCTAGAACAATTGAAAAATTAGAGTTAGAACGAAGATATTGGCAGTTGAAAGAAGTACCTTGGTTTTTGATAACGGAGAGGGATATACCTGAAACAGTCATCAAAAATATTAAATGGTTGTACCCTGCCCAGCGTGACGAAATAGATATGGAGTTGTTAATTCAGCGCGTTGATTATTATGACCATCACTTTACTAAGAACCCCAATAAAAACATCATCGATATTTGTAAGAACTTAGATATAGCATATGAACTTCAAGTTGGTGAGTCATTAGGAGAAGTTAGGCACTTATTGGCTAAACGCTGTTTTACATTTGATATTTTTGTCCTAGCGTCAAAATTAAAGGCAAAGCAATTAAAAACAGGGACAGCCAAATTGTTGCAGGAGGCCTACCGTGTTTCAAATCAATGA
- a CDS encoding DDE-type integrase/transposase/recombinase, translating to MFQINEVVKYNEVPFRVLMLMPDHLIWIALDSTSAFPQLVDKKELEIAIDEEVLTRIDDPYSELSFQTPEEGTIAKTKRDNNYQLIKPLVESSEFYLAKSRSAIINQIIEKHGSTKQTLYRLARRYWQRGQTQNALLPDYKNSGAKGKKRLATNKKLGRPRKYMPGTGAIIDSFIERLFRIAIDKYLLTDKGYSFPYAHRRFKSLYENHFPNTQEEEIPTNWQMMHFYKREYQQVDKIQRRVSRIEYNKDVRPLISTANTQVLGPGSRYEIDATIADIYLVSDSDKANIVGRPVIYMVIDVFSRMVAGFYVGFENASYIAAIQSLAMAMTDKVEFCRKYGFEITSEDWPAVGLPDAILADRGEILGYQIESLESNFSIRIENTPPYRGDAKGIVERNFKTIQADFTPFAPGVVTGTKVKKRGGKDYRLDAKLTVRAFKEIILSSVLYHNQFATLEKYDRDADMPSDLPLVPKELWQWGLQHRTGRLRTASYDALRVSLLPRVKATLSDLGVCIYGVYYTSVEVVQQGWLHRSSEAKRPEKLDAAYDPASADHIYIFPEKNSTKYWIFKLTPRSREFEGASFWDVWQIQEEQKQTMAKSKLLAEQKKREHEEFVANKIKQAVKIASGLKPLSNAEKISSINENKRKIKAIERQSNAYRPEENVNEKQADIIHLTEQVDEDYSYPDHIDELFSEDD from the coding sequence GTGTTTCAAATCAATGAGGTTGTTAAGTACAACGAAGTGCCTTTTAGAGTGTTAATGCTGATGCCCGATCACCTGATATGGATCGCATTAGATAGTACTTCCGCATTTCCACAGTTGGTAGATAAAAAGGAACTAGAAATTGCTATTGATGAAGAGGTATTAACTCGAATAGATGACCCCTATTCTGAACTTTCTTTTCAAACTCCTGAAGAAGGTACAATTGCAAAAACAAAACGAGATAACAATTATCAGTTGATAAAGCCTTTAGTGGAATCATCAGAGTTTTACCTTGCTAAGTCGCGCTCAGCGATTATTAATCAAATTATCGAGAAGCATGGTTCAACCAAACAAACGCTTTATCGTTTAGCTCGGCGTTATTGGCAACGAGGGCAAACTCAAAATGCGTTGCTTCCTGATTACAAAAACTCAGGAGCAAAAGGCAAAAAGCGCCTTGCAACTAATAAGAAACTAGGCCGACCAAGGAAGTATATGCCAGGTACCGGTGCAATCATTGACTCATTTATTGAGAGGCTATTTCGAATTGCAATTGATAAGTACTTGTTAACTGATAAAGGTTACTCATTTCCCTACGCTCACCGAAGATTTAAATCTTTGTATGAAAACCACTTTCCGAATACTCAAGAAGAAGAAATTCCGACCAATTGGCAAATGATGCACTTTTATAAAAGGGAATATCAACAGGTAGATAAAATACAAAGGCGAGTTTCGCGCATCGAATATAATAAGGATGTTAGGCCGTTAATTAGTACTGCAAACACTCAAGTACTTGGACCAGGATCTCGATATGAAATAGACGCGACAATTGCTGATATTTATTTAGTGTCAGATAGTGATAAGGCTAATATAGTTGGTCGCCCTGTCATCTACATGGTTATTGACGTGTTTAGTCGAATGGTTGCTGGTTTTTATGTTGGATTTGAAAATGCATCATACATTGCCGCAATACAGTCGTTAGCAATGGCTATGACAGATAAAGTTGAGTTTTGCAGGAAATACGGTTTTGAGATAACAAGCGAAGATTGGCCGGCTGTTGGATTGCCTGATGCCATTTTAGCGGACAGAGGGGAAATACTCGGATATCAAATAGAAAGCTTAGAAAGTAACTTTTCCATACGTATTGAAAATACACCACCTTATCGAGGTGATGCCAAAGGTATTGTAGAGCGAAACTTTAAAACTATTCAAGCCGACTTTACTCCATTTGCACCAGGTGTGGTCACTGGCACGAAGGTCAAAAAACGAGGTGGAAAAGATTATCGATTGGATGCGAAACTAACAGTTCGGGCATTTAAAGAAATTATTTTGTCTTCTGTGTTGTACCATAATCAATTCGCGACCCTCGAAAAATACGATCGCGATGCTGATATGCCAAGTGATCTGCCTTTAGTGCCGAAAGAGCTATGGCAGTGGGGGTTACAACATAGGACTGGTAGATTAAGAACTGCATCGTATGATGCGTTGAGAGTATCCTTATTACCAAGAGTTAAAGCGACACTTTCAGATTTGGGCGTTTGTATTTATGGCGTTTATTACACCTCCGTTGAGGTTGTTCAACAAGGCTGGCTACATCGTTCTTCGGAAGCTAAAAGACCTGAAAAGCTAGATGCAGCGTATGACCCTGCTTCAGCAGATCATATTTATATATTTCCAGAAAAAAACTCCACTAAATATTGGATCTTTAAATTAACACCTCGCTCAAGAGAGTTTGAAGGTGCGTCTTTTTGGGATGTTTGGCAAATTCAAGAAGAACAAAAACAAACCATGGCCAAAAGCAAGTTGTTAGCAGAGCAGAAGAAGCGAGAACATGAAGAGTTTGTAGCAAATAAAATTAAGCAAGCAGTGAAAATTGCTTCAGGTCTTAAACCATTATCTAATGCTGAAAAAATATCATCTATCAATGAAAATAAGCGAAAGATTAAAGCCATAGAAAGGCAAAGTAATGCATATAGGCCAGAAGAAAATGTTAATGAAAAACAAGCTGATATCATTCACCTAACAGAGCAAGTAGATGAAGATTACAGTTATCCTGATCATATTGATGAATTATTTAGTGAGGATGACTAG
- a CDS encoding AAA family ATPase, protein MTLPSNFVSAIYKDPGIERYRGNPFIEALTPIMSVQQIKTRLTGEIKYNPQDVFSNARERAHEVAALLDDFFQPIANHLQLEEKISIMIRGGYVGRNLADGSLNTHMQNGYERIMSGELDNFRFAQTNSTAKSLSLIGCSGSGKSTTINRILATYPQVIYHEQHNFIQLSYLKIECPHDGSLKSLCLNFFRELDRVLHTNYEDKYAKKRHSTEVLLALMSQAATQKAIGILVIDEIQRLSQRRSGGKEKMLEFFVALVNVIGVPVVMVGTPKARPIFELELQSGRRSAGFGSLFWQPMRAEKPSKDRKTGELRKTEWIAFSDKLWRYQWLLKRDETLSEDIRECWYDLSQGVLDIVVKLFVLAQLRAIATGVERITVNLLKQVYQDELKPVHPMLAALRSGDVELIAKYSDLQLVDIDKKVLDLRQKIDELKAKQDKEQPFQNNEQAMRLFNLLLAMDCDSQILPPLIERAFKDYPNLTVRELMPIVLDWYEKPVKSKTNKKQKNVQQTNWHTLDSDDMRFKFSQAKKGDLYKNLSYRDELFDLPGWIKQIG, encoded by the coding sequence ATGACGTTACCAAGTAATTTTGTCTCCGCAATATACAAGGACCCTGGTATTGAACGGTATCGTGGTAATCCATTTATTGAAGCATTAACACCAATAATGTCTGTACAGCAAATTAAAACAAGGCTGACAGGGGAAATTAAATATAACCCTCAGGACGTGTTTAGTAATGCCCGGGAACGCGCTCATGAAGTAGCAGCACTTCTTGATGACTTCTTTCAGCCGATAGCCAACCATTTACAGCTTGAAGAAAAAATATCTATCATGATCCGTGGAGGGTATGTTGGGAGAAACTTAGCTGATGGCTCGCTTAATACTCACATGCAAAACGGATACGAAAGAATTATGTCTGGTGAATTGGATAACTTCCGCTTTGCTCAAACTAATTCAACAGCCAAAAGTTTATCTTTAATCGGTTGTTCAGGCAGCGGAAAAAGTACAACTATAAATCGAATTTTAGCGACGTACCCTCAAGTTATATACCATGAGCAACATAACTTTATTCAGCTATCTTATTTAAAAATCGAATGTCCTCACGATGGTTCTTTAAAAAGCTTGTGTCTAAATTTCTTTCGTGAACTAGACAGGGTACTTCATACAAATTATGAAGATAAATATGCTAAAAAACGCCATAGCACTGAGGTTTTACTGGCATTAATGAGTCAGGCTGCTACTCAAAAAGCAATAGGCATATTAGTCATTGACGAAATTCAGCGTTTAAGTCAAAGACGCTCTGGTGGTAAGGAAAAAATGCTGGAGTTTTTTGTTGCATTGGTTAATGTTATTGGTGTTCCAGTAGTTATGGTTGGTACACCAAAAGCTAGACCTATTTTTGAATTGGAGTTGCAGTCAGGCCGACGAAGTGCTGGATTTGGTTCACTGTTTTGGCAACCAATGAGAGCTGAAAAACCGAGTAAAGATCGCAAAACAGGGGAATTACGTAAAACAGAGTGGATAGCATTTAGTGATAAATTATGGCGCTATCAGTGGTTACTAAAAAGAGATGAAACGCTTTCTGAAGATATCCGTGAATGCTGGTATGACTTATCACAAGGGGTACTAGATATTGTTGTCAAATTATTCGTTTTAGCGCAGCTTAGGGCAATAGCTACAGGTGTTGAGCGTATAACGGTAAATTTACTAAAACAGGTTTATCAAGATGAGCTTAAGCCTGTACATCCTATGCTGGCAGCATTACGTTCAGGCGACGTTGAATTAATTGCTAAATATTCAGATTTACAGCTAGTTGATATTGATAAAAAGGTACTAGATTTACGGCAAAAAATAGATGAATTAAAAGCTAAGCAAGATAAAGAGCAACCATTTCAAAACAATGAGCAAGCGATGCGACTTTTTAACTTGCTATTGGCAATGGACTGTGACTCTCAAATTTTACCACCGCTGATTGAACGGGCTTTCAAAGATTACCCTAATTTAACTGTGCGGGAGCTAATGCCTATAGTATTAGATTGGTATGAAAAACCAGTTAAGTCTAAAACAAATAAAAAGCAGAAGAATGTTCAACAAACAAACTGGCATACATTAGACTCAGATGACATGCGTTTTAAATTCTCTCAGGCTAAAAAAGGAGATTTATATAAAAACTTAAGCTATAGGGATGAATTATTTGACTTACCTGGTTGGATAAAACAAATCGGTTAA